The Canis lupus baileyi chromosome 11, mCanLup2.hap1, whole genome shotgun sequence genome includes a window with the following:
- the PANX2 gene encoding pannexin-2 isoform X3 — protein sequence MYVPALGWEFLASTRLTSELNFLLQEIDNCYHRAAEGRAPKIEKQIQSKGPGITERERREIIENAEKEKSPEQNLFEKYLERRGRSNFLAKLYLARHLLILLLSVAPISYLCTYYATQKQNEFTCALGASPDGPAAGGTAVRVSCKLPSVQLQRIVAGVDIVLLCAMNLIILVNLIHLFIFRKSNFIFDKLHKVGIKTRRQWRRSQFCDINILAMFCNENRDHIKSLNRLDFITNESDLMYDNVVRQLLAALAQSNHDATPTVRDAGVQTVDPSANPAEPEGTAEPPVVKRPRKKMKWIPTSNPLPQPFKEPLAIMRVENSKAEKPKPVRRKTATDTLIAPLLDAGARAAHHYKGGGGDPGPVPDKKHARHFSLDVHPYILGTKKAKPEAGPATALPTSRSQEGGFLSQAEECALGLAAAPTKDAPHPEKEILYPAEPARAALPPGGPFHVCSPPAAPATAPLSPASLGKADPLAILSRNATHPLLHISTLYEAREEEDGGPRAPPDVGSLIAIPPPQQILIATFDEPRTVVSTVEF from the exons ATGTACGTGCCCGCGCTGGGCTGGGAGTTCTTGGCCTCCACCCGCCTCACCTCGGAGCTCAACTTCCTGCTGCAGGAGATCGACAACTGCTACCACCGTGCGGCGGAGGGCCGCGCCCCCAAGATCGAAAAGCAGATCCAGTCCAAGGGGCCCGGCATCACGGAACGCGAGAGGCGCGAGATCATCGAGAACGCCGAGAAGGAGAAGAGCCCCGAGCAGAACCTGTTCGAGAAGTACCTGGAGCGCCGCGGCCGCAGTAACTTCCTGGCCAAGCTGTACCTGGCACGGCACCTGCTCATCCTGTTGCTCAGTGTGGCGCCCATCTCCTACCTGTGCACCTACTATGCCACCCAGAAGCAGAATGAGTTCACGTGCGCGCTGGGCGCATCCCCAGATGGGCCGGCCGCGGGGGGCACGGCCGTGCGCGTGAGCTGCAAGCTCCCGTCTGTGCAGCTGCAGCGCATCGTGGCGGGCGTGGACATCGTGCTGCTTTGCGCCATGAACCTCATCATCCTCGTCAACCTCATCCACCTCTTCATCTTCCGCAAGAGCAACTTCATCTTCGACAAGCTGCACAAGGTGGGCATCAAGACGCGCCGTCAGTGGCGCCGCTCCCAGTTCTGCGACATCAACATCCTGGCCATGTTCTGCAACGAGAACCGCGATCACATCAAGTCGCTCAACCGGCTGGACTTCATCACCAACGAGAGCGACCTCATGTACGACAACGTGGTGCGGCAGCTGCTGGCCGCGCTGGCCCAGTCCAACCACGACGCCACGCCCACCGTGCGCGATGCCGGCGTGCAGACGGTGGACCCCAGCGCCAACCCCGCCGAGCCCGAGGGTACCGCCGAGCCACCCGTGGTCAAGCGGCCGCGCAAGAAGATGAAGTGGATCCCCACCAGCAACCCGCTGCCCCAGCCCTTCAAGGAGCCGCTGGCCATCATGCGCGTGGAGAACAGCAAGGCCGAGAAGCCCAAGCCCGTGCGCCGCAAGACGGCCACGGACACGCTGATCGCGCCGCTGCTGGACGCCGGCGCCCGCGCCGCCCACCACTACAAGGGCGGCGGGGGTGACCCGGGGCCCGTGCCGGACAAGAAGCACGCGCGCCACTTCTCCCTGGACGTGCACCCCTACATCCTCGGCACCAAGAAGGCCAAGCCCGAGGCCGGGCCCGCCACCGCCCTGCCCACCTCCCGGAGCCAGGAAGGCGGTTTCCTTTCCCAGGCAGAGGAGTGCGCACTGGGCTTGGCCGCAGCTCCCACCAAAG ACGCCCCGCACCCTGAGAAGGAGATCCTGTACCCAGCAGAGCCGGCCCGGGCCGCGCTTCCCCCCGGGGGCCCCTTTCACGTCTGCTcgcccccagcagcccccgccACAGCCCCTCTGTCACCGGCCAGTCTGGGCAAGGCCGACCCCCTTGCAATCCTGAGCCGCAACGCCACGCACCCCTTGCTGCACATCAGCACGCTGTATGAAGCCCgggaggaggaggacgggggCCCCCGAGCACCCCCGGACGTGGGCAGCCTTATCGCCATCCCGCCGCCCCAGCAGATCCTCATCGCCACCTTCGACGAGCCGAGGACGGTCGTGAGCACCGTGGAGTTCTGA
- the PANX2 gene encoding pannexin-2 isoform X2 — protein sequence MSGVPPPPPSTPARVSSLPSEEPIYCYTPHNFTRDQALYARGYCWTELRDALPGVDASLWPSLFEHKLLPYSLLAFAAIMYVPALGWEFLASTRLTSELNFLLQEIDNCYHRAAEGRAPKIEKQIQSKGPGITERERREIIENAEKEKSPEQNLFEKYLERRGRSNFLAKLYLARHLLILLLSVAPISYLCTYYATQKQNEFTCALGASPDGPAAGGTAVRVSCKLPSVQLQRIVAGVDIVLLCAMNLIILVNLIHLFIFRKSNFIFDKLHKVGIKTRRQWRRSQFCDINILAMFCNENRDHIKSLNRLDFITNESDLMYDNVVRQLLAALAQSNHDATPTVRDAGVQTVDPSANPAEPEGTAEPPVVKRPRKKMKWIPTSNPLPQPFKEPLAIMRVENSKAEKPKPVRRKTATDTLIAPLLDAGARAAHHYKGGGGDPGPVPDKKHARHFSLDVHPYILGTKKAKPEAGPATALPTSRSQEGGFLSQAEECALGLAAAPTKDAPHPEKEILYPAEPARAALPPGGPFHVCSPPAAPATAPLSPASLGKADPLAILSRNATHPLLHISTLYEAREEEDGGPRAPPDVGSLIAIPPPQQILIATFDEPRTVVSTVEF from the exons ATGTCTGgcgtgcccccgcccccacccagcaccccagcccGAGTCTCCTCTCTGCCCTCAGAGGAGCCCATTTACTGCTACACGCCGCACAACTTCACTCGCGACCAGGCGCTGTATGCTCGCGGCTACTGCTGGACGGAGCTGCGGGACGCGCTGCCCGGCGTGGACGCTAGCCTGTGGCCGTCGCTGTTTGAGCACAAGCTGCTGCCCTACTCGCTGCTGGCCTTCGCGGCCATCATGTACGTGCCCGCGCTGGGCTGGGAGTTCTTGGCCTCCACCCGCCTCACCTCGGAGCTCAACTTCCTGCTGCAGGAGATCGACAACTGCTACCACCGTGCGGCGGAGGGCCGCGCCCCCAAGATCGAAAAGCAGATCCAGTCCAAGGGGCCCGGCATCACGGAACGCGAGAGGCGCGAGATCATCGAGAACGCCGAGAAGGAGAAGAGCCCCGAGCAGAACCTGTTCGAGAAGTACCTGGAGCGCCGCGGCCGCAGTAACTTCCTGGCCAAGCTGTACCTGGCACGGCACCTGCTCATCCTGTTGCTCAGTGTGGCGCCCATCTCCTACCTGTGCACCTACTATGCCACCCAGAAGCAGAATGAGTTCACGTGCGCGCTGGGCGCATCCCCAGATGGGCCGGCCGCGGGGGGCACGGCCGTGCGCGTGAGCTGCAAGCTCCCGTCTGTGCAGCTGCAGCGCATCGTGGCGGGCGTGGACATCGTGCTGCTTTGCGCCATGAACCTCATCATCCTCGTCAACCTCATCCACCTCTTCATCTTCCGCAAGAGCAACTTCATCTTCGACAAGCTGCACAAGGTGGGCATCAAGACGCGCCGTCAGTGGCGCCGCTCCCAGTTCTGCGACATCAACATCCTGGCCATGTTCTGCAACGAGAACCGCGATCACATCAAGTCGCTCAACCGGCTGGACTTCATCACCAACGAGAGCGACCTCATGTACGACAACGTGGTGCGGCAGCTGCTGGCCGCGCTGGCCCAGTCCAACCACGACGCCACGCCCACCGTGCGCGATGCCGGCGTGCAGACGGTGGACCCCAGCGCCAACCCCGCCGAGCCCGAGGGTACCGCCGAGCCACCCGTGGTCAAGCGGCCGCGCAAGAAGATGAAGTGGATCCCCACCAGCAACCCGCTGCCCCAGCCCTTCAAGGAGCCGCTGGCCATCATGCGCGTGGAGAACAGCAAGGCCGAGAAGCCCAAGCCCGTGCGCCGCAAGACGGCCACGGACACGCTGATCGCGCCGCTGCTGGACGCCGGCGCCCGCGCCGCCCACCACTACAAGGGCGGCGGGGGTGACCCGGGGCCCGTGCCGGACAAGAAGCACGCGCGCCACTTCTCCCTGGACGTGCACCCCTACATCCTCGGCACCAAGAAGGCCAAGCCCGAGGCCGGGCCCGCCACCGCCCTGCCCACCTCCCGGAGCCAGGAAGGCGGTTTCCTTTCCCAGGCAGAGGAGTGCGCACTGGGCTTGGCCGCAGCTCCCACCAAAG ACGCCCCGCACCCTGAGAAGGAGATCCTGTACCCAGCAGAGCCGGCCCGGGCCGCGCTTCCCCCCGGGGGCCCCTTTCACGTCTGCTcgcccccagcagcccccgccACAGCCCCTCTGTCACCGGCCAGTCTGGGCAAGGCCGACCCCCTTGCAATCCTGAGCCGCAACGCCACGCACCCCTTGCTGCACATCAGCACGCTGTATGAAGCCCgggaggaggaggacgggggCCCCCGAGCACCCCCGGACGTGGGCAGCCTTATCGCCATCCCGCCGCCCCAGCAGATCCTCATCGCCACCTTCGACGAGCCGAGGACGGTCGTGAGCACCGTGGAGTTCTGA
- the PANX2 gene encoding pannexin-2 isoform X1: MHHLLEQSADMATALLAGEKLRELILPGAQDDKAGALAALLLQLKLELPFDRVVTIGTVLVPILLVTLVFTKNFAEEPIYCYTPHNFTRDQALYARGYCWTELRDALPGVDASLWPSLFEHKLLPYSLLAFAAIMYVPALGWEFLASTRLTSELNFLLQEIDNCYHRAAEGRAPKIEKQIQSKGPGITERERREIIENAEKEKSPEQNLFEKYLERRGRSNFLAKLYLARHLLILLLSVAPISYLCTYYATQKQNEFTCALGASPDGPAAGGTAVRVSCKLPSVQLQRIVAGVDIVLLCAMNLIILVNLIHLFIFRKSNFIFDKLHKVGIKTRRQWRRSQFCDINILAMFCNENRDHIKSLNRLDFITNESDLMYDNVVRQLLAALAQSNHDATPTVRDAGVQTVDPSANPAEPEGTAEPPVVKRPRKKMKWIPTSNPLPQPFKEPLAIMRVENSKAEKPKPVRRKTATDTLIAPLLDAGARAAHHYKGGGGDPGPVPDKKHARHFSLDVHPYILGTKKAKPEAGPATALPTSRSQEGGFLSQAEECALGLAAAPTKDAPHPEKEILYPAEPARAALPPGGPFHVCSPPAAPATAPLSPASLGKADPLAILSRNATHPLLHISTLYEAREEEDGGPRAPPDVGSLIAIPPPQQILIATFDEPRTVVSTVEF, translated from the exons atgcaCCACCTCCTGGAGCAGTCCGCGGACATGGCGACGGCGCTGCTGGCCGGGGAGAAGCTGCGCGAGCTCATCCTGCCCGGCGCGCAGGACGACAAGGCGGGCGCGCTGGCTGCGCTGCTGCTGCAGCTCAAGCTCGAGCTGCCCTTCGACCGCGTGGTCACCATCGGCACCGTGCTCGTCCCCATCCTGCTGGTCACCCTGGTCTTCACCAAGAACTTCGCAG AGGAGCCCATTTACTGCTACACGCCGCACAACTTCACTCGCGACCAGGCGCTGTATGCTCGCGGCTACTGCTGGACGGAGCTGCGGGACGCGCTGCCCGGCGTGGACGCTAGCCTGTGGCCGTCGCTGTTTGAGCACAAGCTGCTGCCCTACTCGCTGCTGGCCTTCGCGGCCATCATGTACGTGCCCGCGCTGGGCTGGGAGTTCTTGGCCTCCACCCGCCTCACCTCGGAGCTCAACTTCCTGCTGCAGGAGATCGACAACTGCTACCACCGTGCGGCGGAGGGCCGCGCCCCCAAGATCGAAAAGCAGATCCAGTCCAAGGGGCCCGGCATCACGGAACGCGAGAGGCGCGAGATCATCGAGAACGCCGAGAAGGAGAAGAGCCCCGAGCAGAACCTGTTCGAGAAGTACCTGGAGCGCCGCGGCCGCAGTAACTTCCTGGCCAAGCTGTACCTGGCACGGCACCTGCTCATCCTGTTGCTCAGTGTGGCGCCCATCTCCTACCTGTGCACCTACTATGCCACCCAGAAGCAGAATGAGTTCACGTGCGCGCTGGGCGCATCCCCAGATGGGCCGGCCGCGGGGGGCACGGCCGTGCGCGTGAGCTGCAAGCTCCCGTCTGTGCAGCTGCAGCGCATCGTGGCGGGCGTGGACATCGTGCTGCTTTGCGCCATGAACCTCATCATCCTCGTCAACCTCATCCACCTCTTCATCTTCCGCAAGAGCAACTTCATCTTCGACAAGCTGCACAAGGTGGGCATCAAGACGCGCCGTCAGTGGCGCCGCTCCCAGTTCTGCGACATCAACATCCTGGCCATGTTCTGCAACGAGAACCGCGATCACATCAAGTCGCTCAACCGGCTGGACTTCATCACCAACGAGAGCGACCTCATGTACGACAACGTGGTGCGGCAGCTGCTGGCCGCGCTGGCCCAGTCCAACCACGACGCCACGCCCACCGTGCGCGATGCCGGCGTGCAGACGGTGGACCCCAGCGCCAACCCCGCCGAGCCCGAGGGTACCGCCGAGCCACCCGTGGTCAAGCGGCCGCGCAAGAAGATGAAGTGGATCCCCACCAGCAACCCGCTGCCCCAGCCCTTCAAGGAGCCGCTGGCCATCATGCGCGTGGAGAACAGCAAGGCCGAGAAGCCCAAGCCCGTGCGCCGCAAGACGGCCACGGACACGCTGATCGCGCCGCTGCTGGACGCCGGCGCCCGCGCCGCCCACCACTACAAGGGCGGCGGGGGTGACCCGGGGCCCGTGCCGGACAAGAAGCACGCGCGCCACTTCTCCCTGGACGTGCACCCCTACATCCTCGGCACCAAGAAGGCCAAGCCCGAGGCCGGGCCCGCCACCGCCCTGCCCACCTCCCGGAGCCAGGAAGGCGGTTTCCTTTCCCAGGCAGAGGAGTGCGCACTGGGCTTGGCCGCAGCTCCCACCAAAG ACGCCCCGCACCCTGAGAAGGAGATCCTGTACCCAGCAGAGCCGGCCCGGGCCGCGCTTCCCCCCGGGGGCCCCTTTCACGTCTGCTcgcccccagcagcccccgccACAGCCCCTCTGTCACCGGCCAGTCTGGGCAAGGCCGACCCCCTTGCAATCCTGAGCCGCAACGCCACGCACCCCTTGCTGCACATCAGCACGCTGTATGAAGCCCgggaggaggaggacgggggCCCCCGAGCACCCCCGGACGTGGGCAGCCTTATCGCCATCCCGCCGCCCCAGCAGATCCTCATCGCCACCTTCGACGAGCCGAGGACGGTCGTGAGCACCGTGGAGTTCTGA